From the Cryptomeria japonica chromosome 2, Sugi_1.0, whole genome shotgun sequence genome, one window contains:
- the LOC131035162 gene encoding elicitor-responsive protein 3-like yields MATLGTLEVLLANAEDLHNTNFLFKMNPYVIVKCQNQEHKSKVASKEGSNPEWNETFVFKLSEGASDLTIRIMDKDTFSADDFVGEAKIPLEGVLMEGSVPPTPYNVVLIDQTYCGEIKVGLTFTPKEECYEEEEVEGGWKEGSL; encoded by the exons ATGGCGACGTTGGGAACTCTGGAGGTGCTCCTTGCCAACGCAGAAGACCTTCACAATACTAACTTTCTAT TTAAGATGAACCCTTACGTCATCGTGAAATGCCAAAACCAGGAGCACAAAAGCAAAGTTGCATCCA AAGAAGGCAGCAATCCGGAATGGAATGAGACGTTTGTTTTTAAGCTGTCAGAAGGGGCTTCTGATCTGACTATCAGAATAATGGACAAGGATACATTTAGTGCGGATGATTTCGTTGGAGAAGCGAA AATTCCATTGGAGGGAGTGTTGATGGAAGGAAGCGTCCCCCCTACACCTTATAACGTAGTTCTCATTGACCAGACTTACTGTGGGGAGATCAAAGTGGGTCTCACCTTCACTCCCAAG GAAGAGTGTTATGAAGAAGAGGAGGTGGAAGGAGGCTGGAAAGAAGGATCTCTATGA